From Rhizobium favelukesii, the proteins below share one genomic window:
- a CDS encoding efflux RND transporter permease subunit encodes MDNSTAQKRPFNLSRWAIGHPSIARFLFGLILITGVLGLMRMGQKEDPDFTFRVMVVQAIWPGASIQEMEDQVVNKIERKLQETPHLDWVKSYTRAGSAIITLQVKGDTNSAQVADAFYQVRKKVGDISNELPEGLLGPYFNDEFGDTYITLHSISGDGYSYPELKKFAIQARDMLLTTPGVEKAVIIGDQPEKIYIDVSSKALAERGLTVLDLQNAIKGQNSVDPAGSVDTGTRSVRISVEGDVTKAEDIRELRLKAGNQVTRLGDIATVYSGLEDPYQRKYRFNGHESVQVGVVMAKGFKVTDVGKDVEATYQRFEESLPYGVAVDQISNQPDVVTDAISEFMHALGEALIIVLIVSFLSIGWRSGLVIAIAIPLVLAATFAIMYELGIDLQRISLGALIIALGLLVDDAMIVVELMERKLEEGLVKIEAASFAYSSTAFPMLTGTLITTAGFIPVGFAASTAGEYVRTLFYVVGIALVVSWFVAVYFTPWLGYMILKQRHHAGEHHDAFDTRFYHRLRATVSWAVRHRIIVIAMTLVTFVTSLWAFQFIPQNFFPQSSRPEILVDLWLPEGTSIKEVETQAKALEAKIMDDKDKKFVATYIGEGAPRFFLPLDQQLRNPNFAQLLVMANDEPARERLIVKLRTILAQDFPDIRGKVDRLFLGPPTGWPVQMRIMGPDRQDVRKIADEVKAKFQANPLLGAIHDDWLEPVAAMKLVIDQDRARALGVSSQRVRQMLQTAVSGAPLDDFRDGEETVSIVAREPEANRALLSAVNSVYVPTDFGGFVPVSQVAKVVPVLEQGIEWRRDRLPTITVRATLPDGVQSNDVVMKMYADMQSLRDSLPAGYNIEIQGGAEDSAESQASIAAKAPIMLVVIVLLLMAQLQHFGKAMLVLATGPLGIIGAAAALLISGAPFGFVAILGVIALLGIIIRNSIILVDQIDQDIKAGMHRQEAIVGAAVRRFRPIMLTALTAVLALIPISRGVFWGPLAYAMMGGILVATVLTILVLPAAYALFFGKEPKAAGAESDRSNANDDAVDDRHPPAVAAE; translated from the coding sequence ATGGACAACTCCACCGCCCAGAAGCGTCCCTTCAACCTGTCGCGCTGGGCCATCGGCCACCCGAGCATTGCGCGCTTCCTGTTTGGGCTGATCCTCATCACCGGCGTCCTCGGCTTGATGCGCATGGGTCAGAAGGAAGATCCGGATTTCACTTTCCGCGTTATGGTCGTGCAGGCCATATGGCCGGGCGCCTCCATCCAGGAAATGGAAGACCAGGTCGTCAACAAGATCGAGCGCAAGCTGCAGGAAACGCCGCATCTCGACTGGGTTAAATCCTATACGCGGGCTGGCAGCGCCATCATCACCCTGCAGGTCAAAGGCGATACCAACAGTGCGCAGGTGGCCGACGCCTTCTACCAAGTGCGCAAGAAGGTCGGCGACATCTCCAATGAGCTGCCGGAAGGGCTGCTCGGGCCCTATTTCAACGACGAGTTCGGCGATACTTACATCACGCTGCATTCGATCAGCGGCGATGGATACAGCTATCCCGAGTTGAAGAAGTTCGCCATCCAGGCGCGCGACATGCTGCTGACGACGCCCGGCGTCGAGAAGGCGGTGATCATCGGCGACCAACCCGAGAAGATCTACATCGACGTTTCCTCGAAGGCGCTGGCTGAACGCGGCCTGACCGTGCTCGACCTGCAGAATGCAATCAAGGGGCAGAACAGCGTCGATCCGGCTGGATCGGTCGATACCGGCACGCGTTCGGTGCGCATCTCCGTCGAAGGTGATGTCACGAAGGCGGAGGACATCCGCGAGCTGCGGCTAAAGGCCGGCAACCAGGTCACGCGCCTCGGCGATATCGCCACCGTCTATTCCGGCCTCGAAGATCCCTATCAGCGCAAGTATCGCTTCAATGGTCACGAGAGTGTCCAGGTCGGTGTCGTGATGGCCAAGGGCTTCAAGGTGACCGATGTCGGCAAGGATGTCGAAGCGACCTATCAGCGCTTCGAGGAATCGCTGCCCTACGGCGTGGCAGTCGACCAGATTTCCAACCAGCCCGACGTCGTCACCGATGCCATCAGCGAGTTCATGCATGCGCTCGGCGAAGCGCTGATCATCGTGCTCATCGTGTCCTTCCTGTCCATTGGCTGGCGCTCAGGTCTCGTTATCGCGATCGCTATCCCGCTTGTGCTGGCCGCGACCTTCGCCATCATGTACGAGCTCGGGATCGACCTGCAGCGCATCTCGCTCGGCGCCCTGATTATCGCGCTCGGCCTGCTCGTGGATGACGCCATGATCGTCGTCGAGTTGATGGAGCGAAAACTCGAGGAAGGTCTTGTGAAGATCGAGGCGGCGAGCTTCGCCTATTCCTCGACCGCCTTCCCGATGCTGACCGGCACGCTGATCACCACCGCTGGCTTTATTCCCGTCGGCTTTGCTGCATCGACAGCCGGCGAATATGTTCGCACGCTCTTCTATGTCGTCGGCATCGCGCTTGTCGTCTCATGGTTCGTCGCGGTCTATTTCACGCCCTGGCTCGGCTACATGATCCTGAAACAGCGCCATCATGCGGGCGAGCATCACGATGCCTTCGATACGCGCTTCTACCACCGCCTCAGAGCGACGGTGAGCTGGGCCGTGCGCCATCGCATCATCGTCATCGCGATGACACTCGTGACCTTCGTCACCAGCCTGTGGGCATTCCAGTTCATCCCGCAAAACTTCTTCCCGCAGTCGTCGCGCCCGGAAATCCTCGTCGACCTCTGGCTGCCCGAAGGCACCAGCATCAAGGAAGTCGAGACGCAGGCAAAGGCGCTCGAAGCCAAGATCATGGACGACAAGGACAAGAAATTCGTCGCCACGTATATCGGCGAGGGCGCCCCGCGCTTCTTCCTGCCGCTCGATCAGCAGCTTCGCAATCCGAACTTCGCGCAGCTTCTGGTTATGGCAAACGACGAGCCGGCGCGCGAACGGCTGATCGTGAAACTGCGGACCATCCTGGCGCAAGACTTCCCTGATATCCGCGGCAAGGTGGATCGTCTGTTCCTCGGCCCGCCGACGGGTTGGCCGGTGCAGATGCGCATCATGGGGCCTGATCGCCAGGACGTGCGCAAGATCGCGGACGAGGTGAAGGCAAAGTTCCAGGCCAATCCGCTGCTTGGCGCGATCCACGACGACTGGCTGGAGCCGGTAGCGGCAATGAAGCTGGTGATCGATCAGGATCGTGCCCGCGCTCTCGGCGTCTCCTCGCAGCGCGTTCGCCAGATGCTCCAGACGGCCGTGTCCGGTGCACCGCTCGACGACTTCCGCGATGGCGAGGAGACGGTGTCGATCGTCGCCCGGGAGCCGGAAGCGAACCGCGCCCTGCTGTCTGCCGTCAACTCGGTTTATGTACCGACGGATTTCGGCGGGTTCGTCCCAGTGTCGCAGGTTGCCAAGGTCGTGCCTGTCTTGGAGCAGGGGATCGAGTGGCGGCGTGACCGTCTGCCAACGATCACCGTGCGCGCAACGCTGCCCGATGGCGTGCAGTCCAATGACGTCGTCATGAAGATGTATGCCGACATGCAGTCCCTGCGCGACAGTCTGCCGGCCGGCTACAACATCGAGATCCAGGGCGGTGCAGAAGACTCCGCCGAAAGCCAGGCGTCGATCGCGGCCAAGGCGCCGATCATGCTCGTGGTCATCGTGCTCTTGCTGATGGCGCAGTTGCAGCACTTCGGCAAGGCGATGCTCGTGCTGGCGACCGGCCCGCTTGGGATCATTGGTGCGGCTGCGGCCTTGCTGATATCAGGCGCACCCTTCGGCTTCGTCGCCATCCTCGGAGTGATCGCACTGCTCGGCATCATCATCCGCAACTCGATCATCCTCGTCGACCAGATCGACCAGGACATCAAGGCGGGGATGCATCGGCAGGAAGCAATCGTCGGTGCAGCAGTCCGGCGCTTCCGCCCGATCATGCTGACGGCGCTGACGGCTGTCCTGGCGCTGATCCCGATCTCGCGTGGTGTCTTCTGGGGGCCGCTGGCTTACGCCATGATGGGCGGCATTCTGGTCGCGACGGTGCTGACGATCCTGGTGCTGCCGGCTGCGTAC
- a CDS encoding efflux RND transporter periplasmic adaptor subunit: MISLKTVQLPSFVSLALLGAVALAVSGCSEEKKAESEEIIRPVKVVEIAAAGDTRALDYSGAVKARVEMNLGFRVAGKIIDRRVNIGDRVKPGDLLAEIDPTDYELAVKTAEANLAAAEKGVATADLANKRAQQLYDKSVTAKSQMEQAALSYDQAVSTRDAAASSLDQAKNQVTYTKLKADRNGIVTSISADTGAVVAAGTPVVTVALDGEKEVQIAVPENDIAQFKPGKTVKASFWSDNKLVLDGKVREVSGSADAQSRTFSVRVSLPTDDRVLLGMTATIEAAIGNAETNVAIPLSALAERNGKKIVWVVDRNASTVHAREIKVADFTGGGVHVADGLKTGDLVVSAGTQFMTENLKIKLPEQQSAQAETGDIIR, from the coding sequence ATGATTTCGCTGAAGACAGTCCAGTTGCCGTCCTTTGTCAGTCTTGCGCTCCTTGGCGCCGTTGCGCTCGCCGTATCCGGCTGCAGCGAGGAGAAGAAGGCCGAGAGTGAAGAGATCATCCGGCCGGTCAAGGTGGTGGAAATTGCCGCGGCTGGCGATACGCGTGCGCTGGATTATTCCGGTGCGGTGAAGGCCCGCGTCGAGATGAACCTTGGCTTCCGCGTCGCAGGCAAGATCATCGACCGTCGCGTCAACATCGGCGATCGCGTCAAGCCAGGCGATCTGCTCGCTGAAATCGATCCGACCGATTACGAATTGGCGGTTAAGACCGCCGAGGCAAATCTTGCCGCTGCCGAAAAGGGTGTGGCGACCGCCGACCTTGCCAACAAGCGCGCCCAACAGCTCTATGACAAGAGCGTCACGGCAAAGTCACAGATGGAGCAGGCCGCGCTCAGCTACGATCAAGCGGTTTCGACACGGGATGCCGCAGCGTCGTCACTCGATCAGGCCAAGAACCAGGTCACCTATACAAAGCTCAAGGCTGACCGGAATGGTATCGTAACGTCGATCAGCGCCGACACTGGCGCTGTTGTCGCGGCAGGCACGCCTGTCGTCACCGTCGCGCTCGACGGCGAAAAGGAAGTGCAGATCGCCGTGCCGGAAAACGACATTGCGCAGTTCAAGCCCGGCAAGACGGTCAAGGCCAGCTTCTGGTCAGACAACAAGCTGGTGCTCGACGGCAAGGTGCGTGAGGTTTCCGGCAGTGCCGATGCGCAGTCGCGGACGTTCTCGGTTCGCGTCAGCCTTCCGACCGACGATCGCGTGCTGCTCGGCATGACGGCGACGATCGAGGCCGCCATTGGCAATGCCGAGACCAACGTCGCCATTCCGCTGAGTGCACTTGCCGAGAGGAACGGCAAAAAGATTGTCTGGGTCGTCGATCGCAATGCGTCAACCGTCCATGCCCGTGAAATCAAGGTCGCGGACTTCACCGGCGGCGGCGTCCATGTCGCCGACGGCCTGAAAACTGGCGATCTCGTCGTCTCGGCCGGCACGCAGTTCATGACCGAAAACCTCAAGATCAAGCTGCCGGAACAGCAGTCGGCGCAAGCCGAAACCGGCGACATCATTCGCTAG
- a CDS encoding TetR family transcriptional regulator codes for MNDAAENTIELARQENVTRILDAAERLFRHYGYSKTTVADIARDLGMSPANVYRFFASKVEIHQAICGRMLALSYQMACDTCHLPISASDRLRRFVQGQYQMTVETMLDQEKVHEMVIVAIERDWHVIEKHVDSIHELLADVIREGIAAGEFAEQDADVASRCFGAATISLCHPQMVAQCLAKTNRATVDELVEFTIRALKK; via the coding sequence ATCAACGATGCTGCGGAGAACACGATCGAACTAGCACGTCAGGAGAATGTGACGCGCATTCTCGACGCTGCCGAGCGGCTTTTCCGTCATTACGGATATTCAAAGACGACGGTTGCCGATATCGCTCGCGATCTCGGCATGTCGCCGGCCAACGTCTACCGTTTCTTTGCCTCGAAGGTGGAGATCCACCAGGCGATCTGCGGCCGCATGCTCGCCTTGAGCTATCAGATGGCCTGCGACACCTGCCACTTGCCGATCAGCGCCTCGGATCGGCTGCGCCGCTTCGTGCAGGGTCAATACCAGATGACGGTCGAGACCATGCTCGACCAGGAGAAGGTGCATGAGATGGTCATCGTCGCCATCGAGCGCGACTGGCACGTCATCGAGAAGCACGTCGACAGCATTCATGAATTGCTGGCTGATGTGATCCGTGAAGGGATCGCAGCTGGCGAGTTTGCCGAGCAGGACGCGGATGTCGCCTCCCGTTGTTTCGGGGCTGCAACCATCAGCCTCTGCCATCCGCAGATGGTGGCGCAATGTCTCGCCAAGACCAACCGCGCCACCGTCGATGAACTGGTCGAATTCACGATCAGGGCACTGAAAAAATAA